A stretch of the Tautonia marina genome encodes the following:
- a CDS encoding ABC transporter ATP-binding protein translates to MSNTSPSPSTASVAGSTEGAEPVIALEGIGMTFRHQQVLRDVTIRVPKGQTLCIIGESGCGKTVLLKLMIGLMRPTEGTVLFEGMDLNRLSSYELNQVRLRFGFLFQMAALFDSLTIYDNVAFGPREHGLYDERMLRRIVHERLREVGLPIGIEPKKPAELSGGQRKRVGLARALALDPQVMLYDEPTTGLDPIMSDVINELILQTQRTKHTTGVVVTHDMKTVTKVADRVIMLYPLARLKPDEPQILYDGPPDAIEDHPDPRVRQFVRGEAGERLSELNSARG, encoded by the coding sequence ATGAGCAACACCTCGCCCAGCCCGTCCACGGCCTCCGTTGCCGGATCGACCGAAGGGGCCGAGCCGGTCATCGCGCTGGAAGGCATCGGCATGACCTTCCGGCATCAGCAAGTTTTGCGAGACGTGACGATCCGGGTGCCCAAGGGGCAGACGCTGTGCATCATCGGCGAGAGCGGTTGCGGCAAGACGGTCCTGCTCAAGCTCATGATCGGTCTCATGCGACCGACCGAGGGGACGGTGTTGTTTGAAGGGATGGACCTGAACCGCCTGAGTTCGTACGAATTGAATCAGGTCCGCCTCCGGTTCGGCTTCCTCTTTCAGATGGCCGCCCTGTTCGACAGCCTGACGATCTATGACAACGTGGCCTTCGGCCCCCGAGAGCACGGGCTGTACGACGAACGGATGCTCCGCCGGATCGTCCACGAACGGCTCCGAGAAGTCGGCCTGCCGATCGGGATCGAACCGAAAAAGCCCGCCGAGTTGTCGGGAGGCCAGCGCAAGCGCGTCGGCCTGGCCCGGGCGTTGGCGCTCGATCCGCAGGTGATGCTTTACGACGAGCCGACCACGGGGCTTGATCCGATCATGAGCGACGTGATCAACGAGCTGATCCTGCAAACCCAACGCACGAAGCACACGACCGGCGTGGTGGTGACGCACGACATGAAGACCGTCACCAAGGTGGCCGACCGGGTGATCATGCTCTACCCCCTCGCCCGGTTGAAACCCGACGAGCCCCAGATCCTTTACGATGGCCCCCCCGACGCGATCGAGGATCACCCCGACCCCCGCGTTCGCCAGTTTGTTCGGGGCGAAGCGGGCGAACGCCTGAGCGAGCTGAACAGCGCCCGGGGCTGA
- a CDS encoding MlaE family ABC transporter permease translates to MEARTADAPSPSSSSSSTTASSSPPSAPRPAPARPPEDSPVQKLGEQFFDVVAEVGNVAVFSALTLMWLLRRRPRWATLVPNFYLIGVKSMPVVAITGMFIGMVLAVQAHRQFAAMGMETRLGSVINISLVKELGPVLAATMLAGRVGSAMAAELGTMRVTEQIDALDVLGANPIAYLAVPRLLACVLLIPLLTLMADFMGIIGGAVVATQMLGVDSYHYWAHSRSYVGGIDIFAGVFKSYFFGAAIALISCHRGFNCSAGAEGVGKAATEAFVTSFVAILFLDFCLGLTWNKFYIAIWPEADTLV, encoded by the coding sequence ATGGAAGCCAGGACCGCCGACGCCCCCTCTCCTTCGTCGTCGTCGTCGTCAACGACTGCGTCGAGTTCACCCCCTTCAGCACCCCGCCCCGCGCCGGCTCGCCCGCCCGAGGACTCGCCGGTCCAAAAACTCGGCGAGCAATTCTTCGACGTGGTGGCCGAGGTCGGCAATGTGGCCGTCTTCTCGGCGTTGACCCTGATGTGGCTGCTCCGCCGTCGGCCGAGGTGGGCGACCCTGGTGCCGAATTTCTACCTGATCGGCGTCAAGAGCATGCCGGTGGTGGCGATTACGGGGATGTTCATTGGGATGGTGCTGGCCGTGCAGGCGCACCGGCAGTTTGCGGCAATGGGGATGGAGACGCGGCTGGGGTCGGTCATCAATATCTCGCTGGTCAAGGAGTTGGGGCCGGTCCTGGCCGCGACGATGCTCGCCGGTCGGGTCGGGTCGGCCATGGCCGCCGAGCTGGGCACAATGCGCGTGACCGAGCAGATCGACGCGCTCGACGTGCTCGGCGCGAACCCGATCGCCTATCTGGCCGTTCCCCGGTTGCTCGCCTGCGTCTTGTTGATCCCGCTGCTGACCTTGATGGCCGACTTCATGGGGATCATCGGCGGGGCGGTCGTGGCCACGCAGATGCTCGGGGTCGATTCGTACCATTACTGGGCGCATTCAAGGTCGTATGTCGGCGGGATCGACATTTTCGCCGGGGTCTTCAAGAGCTACTTCTTCGGCGCGGCGATCGCCCTGATCAGTTGCCATCGCGGCTTCAACTGCTCGGCCGGGGCCGAGGGGGTGGGCAAGGCGGCGACCGAGGCGTTTGTGACGTCGTTCGTGGCCATCCTCTTTCTCGATTTCTGCCTGGGTCTGACCTGGAACAAGTTCTACATCGCGATCTGGCCCGAGGCCGACACCCTGGTCTGA
- a CDS encoding CvpA family protein: MGMDVILGAMVVIAALRGWFRGFFAQAIRIGGLVGGIYLAAPLRDLARPIVAARLTSMTPELLDRLLWWVALVVAFVVLTGVATGILMASRRRITRDRIASGVAGPSHRGDQSAGALLGAAKGAIVVAFLLSAIQPYMPEYVASGGWVGEQVETSYVLAWSARYEPARRLWEAEPVQALVTHVRQMGLGGTDSDADADPESTGSEDDSRGIFAIEASQPETQARAPARRPAPLAVESKPSEPPKDLQSALEEVRRDLEKLDALRNLMPR; this comes from the coding sequence ATGGGAATGGACGTTATCCTCGGCGCGATGGTGGTGATCGCTGCCCTTCGAGGCTGGTTCCGAGGGTTTTTCGCGCAGGCCATCCGCATCGGGGGCCTGGTCGGAGGAATCTACCTCGCCGCCCCCCTGCGCGACCTGGCCCGGCCGATCGTCGCCGCTCGCCTGACCTCGATGACGCCCGAATTACTCGATCGCCTCCTCTGGTGGGTGGCGTTGGTCGTGGCGTTCGTCGTCCTGACCGGCGTGGCCACGGGCATCCTCATGGCCTCTCGACGCCGGATCACCCGCGATCGAATCGCCTCCGGAGTGGCCGGCCCGTCGCACCGCGGCGACCAGTCGGCCGGCGCCCTGCTGGGGGCCGCCAAGGGGGCCATTGTCGTGGCCTTCCTCCTCTCGGCCATCCAGCCGTACATGCCCGAGTACGTCGCGTCGGGCGGCTGGGTCGGCGAACAGGTCGAAACGTCGTATGTCCTTGCCTGGTCAGCTCGTTACGAGCCGGCTCGCCGCCTCTGGGAAGCCGAGCCGGTCCAGGCCCTCGTCACCCACGTCCGCCAGATGGGGCTCGGAGGCACCGACTCCGACGCCGACGCCGACCCCGAATCGACAGGCTCGGAGGACGACTCCCGCGGCATCTTCGCCATCGAGGCGTCCCAGCCCGAAACCCAGGCCCGCGCCCCGGCCCGTCGTCCGGCCCCCCTCGCGGTCGAATCGAAGCCCTCGGAGCCGCCGAAGGATCTCCAATCCGCCCTGGAGGAGGTCCGCCGCGACCTGGAAAAGCTCGACGCCTTGCGCAACCTCATGCCTCGCTGA
- a CDS encoding DUF6798 domain-containing protein, producing the protein MRDGSPELDQPRTAPTWMAYALLFGLSLTLGGYRSLDGDQAYRLPLLLHQQDPAVFADDPFIRAFDAFNPHRGYLTLLDGPSRLIGLPAALFLLYAMTYGVTCLGVRSLARSIWPKSGEWVGVLAVALLLLADAGNIGTNHLFEPMLLDRLIAFGLGWVALALFVRGFERCSISPSPDLRAPPRSIWGRGMGVLAIAGLIGLAGLVHPALGMQLGMLLAAGWLLGLIVPGRLAMDRRSAALGLVALAVALLPTALMQAPQKAALFEGLDPETFRVLSFTVQGPQHMLPHLWRPMQWLAWFAYVSLAGVTLCDLGRPWSVARSRCVALLGILLAALALAWVAIEVLGDPRVTIFQPFRMATVVRGLCLVVIADRIRSLAIRGDFGGILRAALLVSGLGSDGAMVVAVATELTWTLGDRLRLPRIAASCGLAVLAGGIAYLFRHDPEAGYVPLLLGLGGAMLVGAWRFRIRHVPAWTPGRAIRLTCISFAVPVLAALAAIAPADGPAWLQTTREALISRCRFAESPTDDVERLALWARSHTPPDARFIGPPGPKTFRLWSRREVAFNRAASPYDGHGLADWAARFADHVGFEGDVASFARAYLTDRHALERRYQEMPDADRAALARRQGADYVLAAAPGDQAESDDDSPLELLRIDGRYAIYRLRETPAHDSPLRLADRRSAKPDRAQRRKDAEERTLPIP; encoded by the coding sequence ATGCGCGACGGATCGCCCGAACTCGACCAGCCTCGAACCGCCCCGACCTGGATGGCCTACGCCCTGCTGTTCGGCCTCTCGCTCACTCTGGGCGGATATCGTTCGCTCGACGGCGACCAGGCGTATCGGCTCCCCTTGCTCCTTCATCAGCAAGATCCCGCCGTCTTTGCCGATGACCCCTTCATCCGCGCCTTCGACGCCTTCAACCCCCACCGGGGTTATCTCACCTTGCTCGACGGCCCAAGCCGCCTGATCGGCTTACCCGCCGCCTTGTTCCTGCTTTACGCGATGACCTACGGGGTGACCTGCCTCGGCGTCCGATCGCTCGCCAGGTCAATCTGGCCCAAATCGGGCGAATGGGTCGGCGTGCTGGCCGTCGCGCTCCTCTTGCTGGCCGATGCGGGGAACATCGGCACCAACCACCTGTTCGAGCCGATGCTCCTCGACCGCCTCATCGCCTTCGGCCTGGGATGGGTGGCTCTTGCCCTGTTCGTCCGCGGCTTCGAGCGGTGTTCGATTTCCCCCTCACCCGACCTTCGGGCCCCCCCTCGCTCGATTTGGGGGCGAGGGATGGGAGTCCTGGCCATCGCCGGGCTGATCGGTCTGGCCGGTCTGGTGCATCCGGCGCTCGGGATGCAACTGGGCATGCTCCTCGCCGCCGGCTGGCTGCTGGGGCTGATCGTGCCGGGGCGATTGGCGATGGATCGGCGATCGGCGGCCCTCGGCCTCGTTGCCCTGGCCGTGGCCCTGCTGCCGACGGCCTTGATGCAGGCCCCTCAAAAGGCGGCCCTGTTTGAGGGGCTCGACCCGGAAACGTTCCGCGTGCTCAGCTTCACCGTTCAGGGTCCGCAGCACATGCTGCCGCACCTCTGGCGGCCGATGCAGTGGCTCGCCTGGTTCGCCTACGTGAGCCTGGCGGGCGTGACCCTCTGCGATCTCGGGCGGCCGTGGTCGGTGGCTCGATCCCGCTGCGTCGCCTTGCTCGGTATCCTGCTCGCGGCGTTGGCGCTGGCCTGGGTGGCGATCGAGGTGCTTGGCGATCCTCGCGTGACCATCTTCCAGCCCTTCCGCATGGCAACCGTCGTGCGAGGGCTTTGCCTGGTCGTCATCGCCGATCGCATTCGATCGCTCGCCATTCGGGGGGATTTCGGTGGGATTCTCCGAGCCGCGTTGCTCGTTTCGGGACTCGGAAGTGACGGGGCAATGGTGGTCGCCGTCGCCACCGAGCTAACCTGGACCCTCGGCGATCGCCTGCGACTCCCCCGCATCGCTGCGTCCTGTGGGTTGGCGGTACTGGCCGGAGGGATCGCGTATCTGTTCCGGCACGATCCCGAAGCGGGATACGTCCCGTTGCTGCTTGGCCTGGGTGGGGCGATGCTCGTGGGAGCCTGGCGTTTTCGAATCAGACACGTGCCCGCCTGGACCCCCGGCCGGGCGATCCGCTTAACATGCATCTCCTTTGCCGTGCCGGTGCTGGCCGCCCTCGCCGCGATCGCGCCCGCCGACGGTCCTGCCTGGCTCCAAACCACCCGCGAGGCCCTCATCAGTCGTTGCCGGTTTGCCGAGTCCCCCACCGACGACGTGGAACGCCTGGCCCTCTGGGCTCGATCGCACACTCCGCCCGATGCCCGATTCATCGGCCCGCCCGGTCCGAAGACCTTCCGCCTCTGGTCGCGCCGCGAGGTCGCCTTCAACCGCGCCGCCAGCCCGTACGACGGCCACGGCCTGGCCGACTGGGCCGCCCGATTCGCCGATCACGTCGGCTTCGAGGGGGATGTCGCCTCCTTCGCCCGCGCCTACCTGACCGATCGCCACGCCCTCGAACGCCGCTACCAGGAGATGCCCGACGCCGATCGCGCCGCCCTCGCCCGACGCCAGGGGGCCGATTACGTCCTGGCCGCCGCTCCCGGCGATCAAGCCGAATCGGACGACGACTCCCCGCTCGAACTGCTCCGCATCGACGGTCGTTACGCCATCTACCGGCTCCGGGAGACCCCTGCCCACGATTCGCCCTTGCGACTGGCCGATCGACGATCCGCGAAACCGGACCGCGCGCAGAGACGCAAGGATGCAGAGGAGCGGACCCTCCCGATCCCTTGA
- a CDS encoding ABC transporter ATP-binding protein gives MSNPSPGDLAIRVQNLRKVYPARTGPVVAVDGLDLEVVSGECFGLLGPNGAGKTTTVEILEGLNDATSGEVEVLGRRWETEADAIRERIGVTLQETRFPEKITVRELLQLFQSFYRSGPDPDSLMPLVSLEAKADAYVETLSGGQQRRLAVALALVGDPELLFFDEPTTGLDPQARRQLWDVIRNLRHRGRTIVLTTHYMDEAERLCDRIAIVDHGKVIALGTPDELISRLGGEHIIEFSLGGDGPALLPEAFADLPSVASSRTEGDAFALAVHEPHAAIPALLDRLEDQGRPLLRLTTRRVSLEDVFVALTGRHLREDGIDPTNGEAPSPGRGRRRRSRAG, from the coding sequence ATGTCCAATCCTTCCCCCGGCGACCTGGCCATCCGCGTTCAGAACCTCCGCAAGGTCTACCCCGCCCGCACCGGCCCGGTTGTGGCGGTGGATGGGCTCGACCTTGAGGTCGTCTCCGGAGAGTGCTTCGGCCTCCTCGGACCCAACGGCGCGGGCAAGACGACGACGGTCGAGATCCTCGAAGGCCTGAACGACGCCACAAGTGGCGAGGTCGAGGTCCTCGGCCGCCGCTGGGAGACCGAAGCCGACGCCATCCGCGAGCGCATCGGCGTCACCCTCCAGGAAACCCGTTTCCCCGAGAAAATCACCGTCCGCGAGCTGCTCCAACTGTTTCAGAGCTTCTACCGCTCCGGTCCCGACCCCGATTCCCTCATGCCTCTCGTCTCGCTGGAGGCCAAGGCCGACGCCTACGTCGAGACCCTCTCCGGCGGCCAGCAGCGCCGGCTGGCCGTGGCCCTGGCCCTGGTCGGCGATCCCGAACTCCTCTTCTTCGACGAGCCGACGACCGGCCTCGACCCCCAGGCCCGCCGCCAGCTTTGGGACGTGATCCGCAACCTCCGCCACCGCGGCCGAACCATCGTCCTGACCACCCACTACATGGACGAGGCCGAACGCCTCTGCGACCGAATCGCCATCGTCGACCACGGCAAGGTCATCGCCCTCGGCACGCCCGACGAGTTGATTTCGCGGCTCGGCGGCGAGCACATCATCGAGTTCAGCCTCGGCGGCGACGGCCCCGCCTTGCTTCCCGAAGCCTTCGCCGACCTGCCCAGTGTCGCCTCCTCCCGCACCGAAGGTGACGCCTTCGCCCTCGCCGTCCACGAGCCCCACGCCGCCATCCCGGCCCTGCTCGACCGCCTCGAAGACCAGGGCCGCCCCTTGCTCCGCCTCACCACCCGCCGCGTCAGCCTCGAAGACGTCTTCGTCGCCCTCACCGGCCGCCACCTCCGCGAAGACGGCATCGACCCCACGAACGGCGAGGCCCCCTCACCCGGTCGCGGCCGCCGACGACGGTCGAGGGCGGGGTGA
- a CDS encoding ABC transporter permease, whose translation MPRSSSLWQLYLARLREFYRQPARIFWVYGFPIVLAVVLGLAFNSGAPEVVVVDLVETGESRTIFGLVASAVDPEDGRVGVALNLVGPEEAAIRLQRGQTPLVVEPTGPNEVRYRYDPTRPEALAARAAFDDAYQRALGREDVADTTNAIIDEPGSRYIDFLIPGLIGVNAMGGGLWGIGFLLVNFRIGKLLKRFQATPMPRRNFLLAILGARITFLIPDLAILLTLGVVGFGMPIRGNLGLVILMDVVGALAFAGIGLLVASRAQTTETVSGLMNLVMIPMWLFSGVFFSYERFPEAMLPFIKALPLTQLVDGLRRVILEGAALMDVGSNLLILAAWAVVTFAIALRIFRWS comes from the coding sequence ATGCCCCGCTCCTCCTCCCTCTGGCAACTGTACCTGGCCCGGCTCCGCGAGTTTTACCGCCAGCCGGCGCGGATCTTCTGGGTCTACGGCTTCCCGATCGTCCTGGCCGTGGTGCTGGGCCTGGCGTTCAACTCCGGGGCGCCCGAGGTGGTGGTGGTCGATCTGGTCGAGACCGGCGAGTCCCGGACGATCTTCGGTCTCGTCGCCTCGGCGGTCGATCCGGAAGACGGCCGAGTCGGCGTGGCCCTGAATCTGGTCGGGCCGGAGGAGGCGGCGATTCGGCTCCAGCGCGGGCAGACCCCCCTGGTCGTCGAGCCGACCGGCCCCAACGAGGTCCGCTACCGCTACGATCCGACCCGTCCCGAGGCCCTGGCCGCCCGAGCCGCGTTCGATGACGCCTACCAGCGGGCGCTCGGCCGGGAAGATGTGGCCGATACCACCAACGCCATCATCGACGAACCCGGATCACGTTATATCGATTTCCTGATCCCCGGTTTGATCGGCGTCAACGCAATGGGGGGCGGCCTCTGGGGAATCGGCTTCCTGCTCGTCAACTTCCGCATCGGCAAGCTTCTCAAGCGGTTCCAGGCCACGCCGATGCCCCGCCGCAATTTCCTCCTGGCGATCCTCGGCGCCCGGATCACCTTCCTCATCCCGGATCTTGCCATCCTCCTGACGCTCGGCGTCGTCGGCTTCGGCATGCCGATCCGGGGGAACCTCGGCCTGGTCATTCTGATGGACGTGGTCGGCGCGCTCGCCTTCGCCGGCATCGGCTTATTGGTCGCCAGCCGGGCGCAGACGACCGAAACCGTCAGCGGCCTGATGAACCTGGTGATGATCCCGATGTGGCTCTTCTCGGGGGTCTTCTTCTCCTACGAGCGCTTCCCCGAGGCCATGCTCCCGTTCATCAAGGCCCTGCCGCTCACGCAACTGGTCGATGGCCTACGGCGCGTGATCCTCGAAGGGGCGGCCTTGATGGACGTCGGCTCGAACCTGCTCATCCTCGCCGCCTGGGCGGTCGTTACCTTCGCCATCGCCCTGCGCATCTTCCGCTGGAGCTGA
- a CDS encoding aminotransferase class IV, whose amino-acid sequence MSSIEPLACLNGEQMPASEAKIPVWDRGFLFGDAIYEVMRLYSGRMWLEAEHLARLTRSLNEMRIEGVDFKALTDRIHRTIAASGIEEGTVYIQISRGVAPRRHRFPEPETPPTELIIVGPYDDTSTAERRQTGVPVVSHPDLRWKRCDVKSVNLLGNVLANEAAHQGGCIEAVLVDRDGIVTEATHSSLLWVRDGRLEGTPEGPGILPGTSRGFILKLAESLGIPFAEATISLDDLNRADEVMLSGTTLEIVPVTRIDETPIGDGQPGPIARRLVSGFTEAVRRFRDGLEPIPTGSPVGASSAGA is encoded by the coding sequence ATGTCGTCCATCGAGCCTCTGGCTTGCCTCAACGGCGAACAGATGCCGGCCTCCGAGGCCAAGATCCCGGTCTGGGACCGCGGCTTCCTGTTCGGCGACGCCATTTATGAAGTGATGCGGCTCTACAGCGGCCGGATGTGGCTGGAGGCCGAGCACCTGGCCCGCCTGACGCGCAGCCTGAACGAAATGCGGATTGAAGGGGTCGATTTCAAGGCGCTGACCGACCGCATCCACCGGACCATCGCCGCGAGCGGGATCGAGGAAGGGACGGTTTACATTCAGATCAGCCGGGGCGTTGCTCCGCGTCGTCATCGCTTCCCCGAGCCGGAGACTCCGCCGACGGAGCTGATCATCGTCGGTCCGTACGACGACACAAGCACCGCCGAGCGTCGCCAGACCGGCGTGCCCGTGGTCAGCCATCCCGACCTGCGGTGGAAGCGGTGCGACGTGAAGTCGGTCAACCTGCTCGGCAACGTCCTGGCCAACGAAGCGGCGCACCAAGGGGGGTGCATCGAGGCGGTCTTGGTCGATCGGGACGGAATCGTGACCGAGGCGACGCATTCGTCGTTACTCTGGGTGCGCGACGGCCGGCTCGAAGGAACGCCGGAAGGGCCGGGGATTTTGCCGGGGACGAGCCGGGGGTTCATCCTCAAGCTGGCCGAGTCGCTCGGCATCCCGTTCGCTGAGGCGACGATCAGCCTCGACGACCTGAACCGGGCCGACGAGGTGATGCTCAGCGGCACGACCCTGGAGATCGTTCCCGTAACCCGGATCGACGAGACGCCGATCGGCGACGGCCAGCCGGGGCCGATCGCCCGTCGCCTCGTCTCCGGCTTTACCGAGGCGGTCCGACGCTTCCGGGACGGGCTCGAACCGATCCCGACCGGATCGCCGGTCGGTGCCTCCAGCGCGGGAGCCTGA
- a CDS encoding sigma-70 family RNA polymerase sigma factor, protein MSYTSIAPHRSGRTTTGRARQPERGTARTSVRPPRTARPVRVVRLRDDSGVSDRPLDTYSEQIHPYSLLSAAEERSLGEASLRGDQQARERLALANLRLVVAIARDFLGRGLPMEDLVGEGNLGLLRAVQDYDPGFGVRFSTYASYWIKESIQRALKTTTAPIRLPVYLVNLLTKWHRVERELSQQTGSPPSHDEIAARLGLSLAQKQNVEQALRAHRCHVGSPSEENTSFAEAVAEVEQPEARLDLLECQQTLRHGLSLLDPMERDVLTLHLGLDEGPPKPLNEISETLGLTRDRVRKLEATALRKLKRAWQNSMECQPALGGSARG, encoded by the coding sequence ATGTCGTATACCAGTATTGCTCCCCACAGATCGGGTCGGACCACGACGGGACGGGCGAGGCAGCCCGAACGCGGAACCGCTCGGACGAGCGTGCGGCCACCTCGGACGGCTCGGCCGGTTCGGGTCGTTCGCCTGCGGGACGACTCGGGCGTTTCCGACCGGCCGCTCGACACGTACTCGGAACAGATCCACCCGTACTCGCTTCTGAGCGCGGCCGAGGAACGCTCGCTGGGCGAGGCGAGCCTGCGGGGGGATCAACAGGCCCGGGAACGCCTTGCGCTGGCCAATTTGCGCCTGGTCGTGGCGATTGCCAGAGATTTCCTCGGGCGAGGTCTGCCGATGGAGGACCTGGTGGGGGAAGGAAACCTGGGGTTGTTGCGGGCCGTGCAGGATTATGACCCCGGCTTCGGGGTTCGGTTCAGCACCTATGCGAGTTACTGGATCAAGGAGTCGATCCAACGCGCCTTGAAGACCACGACGGCCCCGATCCGGCTGCCGGTCTATCTGGTGAACCTGCTGACGAAATGGCATCGGGTCGAGCGCGAGTTGTCGCAACAAACCGGCAGCCCGCCAAGCCACGACGAGATCGCCGCGAGACTCGGGCTCAGTCTTGCCCAGAAACAGAACGTCGAGCAGGCCCTGCGGGCGCATCGGTGCCATGTCGGTTCTCCCTCGGAGGAGAACACCTCCTTTGCCGAGGCCGTCGCCGAGGTGGAACAGCCTGAGGCCCGGCTCGACCTTCTGGAGTGCCAGCAAACCCTCCGGCACGGTCTGAGCCTGCTCGATCCGATGGAACGGGACGTGTTGACCCTGCACCTCGGCCTCGACGAGGGGCCGCCGAAACCCTTGAACGAGATTAGCGAGACCCTTGGCCTGACCCGAGATCGGGTCCGAAAACTTGAGGCGACCGCCCTCCGCAAACTGAAACGAGCCTGGCAGAACTCGATGGAGTGCCAACCGGCCCTTGGCGGGAGCGCCCGAGGGTGA